In the Hyla sarda isolate aHylSar1 unplaced genomic scaffold, aHylSar1.hap1 scaffold_571, whole genome shotgun sequence genome, one interval contains:
- the LOC130340152 gene encoding chondroitin sulfate glucuronyltransferase-like: MGPRLYPLLLGLLRPALPLILGLSIGCSLSLLRVSWIQEEEGPCVDNPLTVHGLQTGQHGAPIHDLKPRIIPYSRKPHAPHKKVLRTRYIQSELGFRERLSVVVLSSRSTLNSLAVAVNRTLSTHVSHLIFFAGARGPKMPSGMEVVSHGDERPVWVMYHTLRYLVTHLLSTFDWFYISQDDTFTNGFHLQDFVSHLSPGPLVYIGQPMEFIGGQEGWRYCHGGAGYLLSRALLLSLGPHLDFCRSDILSSRPDEWLGRCLQDTLGIACGAEVQGLRFGSFVLARNANVENLDEALLGSALSVHPVKDALVMYKLQQKLSQIRLDRTYSRIQRLQSEIRNISSFTPDGEAGMSWPIGVNPPFIPTSRFDLLTWEYFTEMHSFSCPDGAPKCPLQGAWLLDVQQVLEEALDQLNERYLPWLHFRKRRLLNGYRRFDPTRGMEYTLDLLLEATTERGHVGVIAKRLSLLRPLGLVEILPMPYVTEATRVQLVLPLLPSDTSHIAGFLDAFATNLLDPQENVALTVLLVYEVSSSGQEEDLYEEARAMLTELERRYTFLRLELSTVRTGLPSQVRLMEVVSKKHSVDTLFFLLSVWSEVTAEVLNRCRMNAIGSWQVFSPVHYQEYSPEVSPHGFSAPQSTEFPRDGHFDRLSSSEFCFYNSDFMRARSRMAAEVREEEDEDNGDIELLELFLRYSELHVFRALEPALVHRFSLKKCSTHLSGEGYHRCVLSNLEALGSRVHLAMALFDQDQTNST; encoded by the exons ATGGGCCCCAGACTCTACCCCTTACTCCTGGGGCTCCTACGCCCGGCGCTCCCCCTTATCCTCGGCCTTTCCATTGGCTGCAGCCTCAGCCTCCTGAGGGTCTCCTGGATCCAGGAAGAGGAGGGCCCCTGTGTGGACAACCCCCTCACTGTTCACGGGCTACAGACCGGCCAACACGGGGCCCCAATACATGACCTGAAACCCCGAATTATTCCATACAGCCGAAAGCCCCATGCTCCACACAAGAAGGTGCTGAG GACCCGCTACATCCAGTCAGAGCTTGGATTCAGAGAGCGCCTCTCGGTGGTCGTCTTGTCCTCCCGCTCCACACTGAACTCGCTCGCTGTGGCTGTGAATCGGACTCTTTCAACTCATGTGAGCCATTTAATATTCTTCGCAGGGGCCCGGGGCCCTAAGATGCCCTCAGGAATGGAAGTTGTGTCCCATGGTGATGAGAGGCCGGTATGGGTGATGTACCACACCCTGCGTTACCTGGTGACGCACCTTCTCTCCACGTTTGACTGGTTCTACATCTCCCAGGATGACACCTTCACCAATGGCTTCCATCTACAAGACTTTGTCAGTCACCTGAGCCCGGGGCCCCTAGTGTACATTGGCCAACCAATGGAGTTTATAGGGGGCCAGGAAGGCTGGAGATACTGTCATGGTGGTGCTGGATACCTTCTCTCCAGGGCCCTTCTCCTCAGCTTGGGGCCACATTTGGATTTCTGTCGTTCTGATATTTTAAGTTCCAGACCAGATGAGTGGTTGGGGCGCTGCCTACAAGACACTCTGGGTATTGCCTGTGGGGCAGAGGTTCAG GGCTTGCGATTTGGTTCCTTTGTTCTTGCCAGAAATGCCAATGTAGAAAATTTAGATGAGGCCCTTTTGGGTTCTGCTCTTTCTGTTCACCCTGTGAAGGACGCTCTAGTGATGTACAAGCTTCAGCAAAAGCTCAGCCAGATAAGACTGGACAGGACATACAGCAGGATCCAGCGGCTCCAG AGTGAGATCCGGAATATTTCCTCCTTCACTCCGGATGGAGAAGCTGGGATGTCATGGCCCATTGGGGTGAATCCACCATTTATTCCAACATCTCGCTTTGATTTGTTGACTTGGGAATATTTTACAGAGATGCACTCATTCTCCTGCCCGGACGGGGCCCCTAAGTGTCCTCTACAGGGTGCATGGCTGCTGGATGTTCAGCAGGTCCTTGAAGAAGCTTTAGATCAGCTCAATGAGCGCTATCTTCCATGGCTGCACTTCAGAAAGCGTCGGCTGCTTAATGGGTACAGACGCTTTGACCCAACCAGGGGGATGGAGTACACACTGGACCTTCTGTTGGAAGCTACCACTGAAAGGGGTCATGTGGGTGTGATAGCCAAGCGCCTTAGCCTTCTGCGCCCTCTGGGTCTTGTGGAGATTCTTCCTATGCCATATGTGACAGAAGCCACAAGAGTACAGCTAGTATTACCATTACTGCCTTCTGACACCAGCCATATTGCAGGTTTTCTCGATGCCTTTGCAACCAACCTTCTTGACCCTCAAGAAAATGTGGCCCTGACTGTATTACTAGTGTATGAGGTTAGCTCATCGGGGCAAGAGGAGGATTTGTATGAGGAGGCGCGTGCCATGTTGACAGAACTGGAAAGACGTTACACATTCCTACGCCTGGAGCTGTCCACTGTACGGACAGGGTTGCCATCTCAGGTGCGCCTCATGGAGGTGGTGTCTAAAAAACACTCAGTGGACACCCTCTTCTTTCTATTGAGTGTGTGGAGCGAGGTAACAGCCGAGGTGCTGAACCGCTGCCGGATGAATGCCATTGGTTCTTGGCAGGTGTTTTCTCCCGTCCACTATCAGGAGTACAGCCCAGAGGTCTCGCCTCATGGCTTCTCTGCTCCACAATCTACAGAATTCccccgtgatggacattttgaccGTCTTTCTTCCTCAGAATTCTGTTTCTATAACTCAGACTTCATGAGAGCTAGAAGCCGGATGGCAGCGGAGGTGCGGGAGGAAGAGGACGAAGATAATGGTGATATAGAACTCCTGGAGCTGTTTCTACGTTACTCAGAGCTCCATGTGTTTAGAGCCCTGGAGCCGGCCCTGGTGCACAGATTCTCactgaaaaagtgcagcacccacctctcgGGTGAGGGCTACCACCGGTGTGTGCTAAGTAATCTGGAAGCCTTGGGCTCGCGGGTCCACCTTGCTATGGCTCTGTTTGACCAAGACCAGACTAACAGTACATAG